In Nitrobacteraceae bacterium AZCC 1564, the following proteins share a genomic window:
- a CDS encoding branched-chain amino acid transport system substrate-binding protein (product_source=KO:K01999; cleavage_site_network=SignalP-noTM; cog=COG0683; ko=KO:K01999; pfam=PF13458; superfamily=53822), translating into MTVKALLGTAAMALMLGSTAASAQSAISLGHLADYSGATSDVGTPFGQGVADAYAWVNKHGGINGAKVNVDTVDYGYQVPRAIAQYKKWSGSDKVAAILGWGTADTEALTGFLAQDKIPDISGSYSAALSDPTGASGKAKAAPYNFFYGPSYSDALRGMLTWAAEDWKSKGKPGKPKYVHMGGNHPYPNAPKAAGEAIAAELGFEVLPAIVFALTPGDYSAQCLTLKSSGANYAYLGNTAGSNISVLNACKAAGTDVQFMGNVWGMDENAAKAAGAAADGVVFPLRTAVAWGGNAPGMKTMQDISKMSDPDGKAYRPVHYVAGVCTALYMKEAVEWAAKNGGATGEKVKNGFYQKANWVPAGMEGVCNPSTWTEKDHRPTLKVDIYRMKVSGPTDASVADLVKSGTIKLEKVKTVDLPRKPEWLGW; encoded by the coding sequence ATGACTGTAAAAGCTCTTCTCGGCACTGCCGCTATGGCGCTGATGCTCGGCAGCACGGCCGCCTCGGCACAATCAGCCATTTCGCTCGGACATCTGGCCGACTATTCGGGCGCGACGTCAGACGTCGGCACGCCGTTCGGGCAAGGCGTTGCCGATGCCTATGCATGGGTCAACAAGCACGGCGGCATCAACGGTGCCAAGGTCAACGTCGATACCGTCGACTACGGCTATCAGGTGCCGCGAGCGATTGCGCAGTACAAAAAATGGTCCGGCTCCGACAAGGTCGCCGCCATTCTCGGCTGGGGCACAGCGGATACTGAAGCCCTCACGGGCTTCCTTGCGCAGGACAAGATTCCCGATATTTCCGGCTCGTATTCAGCCGCCCTGTCAGACCCGACTGGCGCAAGCGGCAAGGCCAAAGCCGCGCCCTACAACTTCTTCTATGGCCCGAGCTACTCGGATGCCTTGCGCGGTATGCTGACGTGGGCCGCCGAGGACTGGAAATCGAAGGGCAAGCCGGGCAAGCCGAAATACGTTCACATGGGAGGCAATCATCCCTACCCGAACGCTCCGAAGGCTGCCGGTGAAGCCATCGCCGCAGAACTCGGTTTCGAGGTGCTTCCGGCGATCGTCTTCGCACTCACCCCTGGCGACTACAGTGCGCAATGCCTGACCTTGAAGAGCTCAGGCGCGAACTACGCCTATCTCGGCAACACGGCAGGCTCCAACATCTCCGTGCTGAATGCCTGCAAGGCGGCAGGCACGGACGTGCAATTCATGGGCAATGTCTGGGGCATGGATGAGAACGCAGCAAAGGCGGCAGGCGCTGCCGCTGACGGCGTGGTGTTTCCGCTGCGCACCGCTGTCGCATGGGGTGGCAACGCGCCCGGCATGAAGACAATGCAGGACATATCCAAAATGTCGGATCCTGACGGCAAGGCCTATCGCCCCGTGCACTACGTCGCAGGCGTTTGCACGGCTCTTTACATGAAGGAAGCCGTCGAATGGGCTGCCAAGAACGGCGGTGCGACCGGCGAGAAAGTCAAGAACGGCTTCTATCAGAAGGCAAACTGGGTGCCTGCCGGAATGGAAGGTGTCTGCAATCCGTCCACCTGGACGGAAAAAGACCATCGTCCGACGCTGAAGGTCGATATCTATCGTATGAAGGTGTCCGGCCCGACCGATGCTTCGGTGGCCGACCTCGTCAAGAGCGGCACCATCAAGCTTGAGAAGGTGAAGACCGTCGACCTGCCACGCAAGCCGGAATGGCTCGGCTGGTAA
- a CDS encoding branched-chain amino acid transport system ATP-binding protein (product_source=KO:K01996; cath_funfam=3.40.50.300; cog=COG0410; ko=KO:K01996; pfam=PF00005; smart=SM00382; superfamily=52540), producing MQTITDATARPTLAAAAAPLLAVRNIEVVYDNVILVLRGLSLDVPKGAIVALLGANGAGKSTTLKAISGLLKTEDGEVTRGEIVFDGERIDGIDPDKIVRRGIFQVMEGRRIIADMTTLENLRLGAFTRSDKNIDNDIDVVFKYFPRLKERTGLAGYLSGGEQQMLAIGRAMMARPKMILMDEPSMGLSPLLVKEVFSIIKQINRDLGVTILLVEQNARAALSVASHGYIMEQGKVVLDGTADELRDNEDVKEFYLGGAGDQRKSFKNLKSFKRRKRWL from the coding sequence TTGCAGACGATCACAGACGCAACCGCCAGACCGACGCTCGCCGCAGCCGCCGCGCCACTGCTTGCTGTGCGCAATATCGAGGTGGTGTACGACAACGTCATTCTCGTGCTGCGCGGATTGAGCCTCGATGTGCCGAAGGGCGCAATCGTCGCGCTGCTGGGTGCCAACGGCGCAGGCAAGTCGACCACGTTGAAGGCGATTTCCGGATTGCTGAAAACGGAAGATGGCGAAGTTACGCGCGGCGAGATTGTTTTCGACGGCGAGCGGATCGACGGCATTGATCCCGACAAGATCGTCCGCCGCGGCATTTTTCAAGTCATGGAAGGCCGCCGTATCATTGCAGACATGACCACGCTCGAAAACCTTCGGCTGGGAGCCTTCACGCGCAGCGACAAGAACATCGACAACGACATCGACGTGGTGTTCAAATATTTTCCCCGCCTCAAGGAGCGCACAGGTCTTGCTGGCTACCTCTCTGGCGGCGAGCAGCAGATGCTGGCCATCGGCCGAGCCATGATGGCGCGTCCAAAGATGATCCTGATGGATGAACCATCGATGGGTCTCTCACCGCTGCTGGTCAAGGAAGTGTTCAGCATCATCAAGCAGATCAATCGCGATTTGGGCGTGACGATTTTGCTCGTGGAGCAAAACGCCCGTGCCGCGCTGTCCGTCGCAAGCCATGGCTACATCATGGAACAGGGCAAAGTCGTACTTGACGGCACCGCCGATGAATTGCGCGATAACGAAGACGTCAAGGAATTTTACCTCGGCGGCGCCGGGGATCAGCGCAAGAGCTTCAAGAACCTCAAGAGCTTCAAACGACGCAAGCGTTGGCTTTAA
- a CDS encoding phenylacetate-CoA ligase (product_source=KO:K01912; cath_funfam=3.40.50.980; cog=COG1541; ko=KO:K01912; pfam=PF00501; superfamily=56801) yields the protein MSQHYDALETRAPSERDSDLFSRVPDVLRAAIKTPTYAERFHGIDLATITDRPALAKLPVLRKSELPALHKAALPFGGLVPAPIGSFRRLFTSPGPIFEPESTHSDPWRGARALFAAGFRPGDVVLNTFSYHLTPGGFIFDTSARSLGCAIIPAGPGNTEQQFELIEAYRPIAYTGTPDFLKILLDAGEKAGRDVSSLKRALVSGAAFPKSLQEEMKSRGIDAYQMFGTADLGVVAYETSAREGLVVSEDIIVEIVRPGTGEPVSDGDVGEIVVTSLDPQRPWIRLALGDLSAVLAGQSPCGRTNMRIKGWMGRADQTTKVKGMFVRPEQIAEVGKRHPELGRLRLIVTRDKEVDIMTLAAESSSADDALRDTIASTLRAVTKLQGNVTLVAPGSLPNDGRVISDERKND from the coding sequence ATGTCCCAACATTACGACGCCCTTGAGACGCGAGCCCCGTCTGAACGAGACTCCGATCTCTTCTCACGCGTGCCCGATGTCCTGCGCGCTGCTATAAAGACTCCCACCTACGCCGAACGTTTCCACGGCATCGACTTGGCGACGATCACCGACCGCCCCGCGCTCGCCAAGCTCCCTGTGCTTCGGAAGTCCGAGCTGCCTGCCCTGCACAAAGCGGCTCTTCCGTTCGGGGGCCTGGTGCCCGCGCCTATCGGCTCATTCAGACGCCTGTTCACCTCACCCGGCCCCATCTTCGAGCCTGAATCGACCCATAGCGACCCATGGCGCGGTGCGCGCGCGCTGTTTGCAGCCGGCTTCCGACCCGGCGATGTGGTGCTCAATACCTTCAGTTATCACCTCACGCCGGGCGGCTTCATTTTCGACACGTCGGCGCGATCGCTCGGCTGCGCAATCATTCCGGCAGGACCGGGCAACACCGAACAGCAGTTTGAATTGATCGAGGCCTACCGACCAATTGCCTACACCGGCACACCGGACTTCCTGAAAATCTTGCTGGATGCGGGCGAGAAGGCCGGTCGCGACGTGTCCTCGCTGAAGCGCGCACTGGTGTCCGGTGCAGCTTTTCCGAAATCGCTGCAGGAGGAGATGAAGTCCCGTGGTATCGACGCTTATCAAATGTTCGGCACCGCAGACCTCGGCGTTGTCGCCTATGAGACATCGGCTCGCGAGGGGCTCGTTGTTAGCGAGGATATCATCGTTGAAATCGTTCGCCCCGGCACCGGCGAACCGGTCTCGGACGGTGACGTCGGCGAGATCGTTGTCACGTCGCTCGATCCCCAGCGTCCGTGGATACGGCTGGCGCTCGGCGATCTGAGCGCTGTTCTTGCCGGGCAAAGCCCCTGCGGCCGCACCAATATGCGGATCAAAGGCTGGATGGGCCGGGCCGATCAGACAACGAAGGTCAAAGGCATGTTTGTGCGCCCGGAACAGATCGCGGAGGTCGGCAAACGGCATCCTGAACTTGGCAGGCTGCGCCTGATCGTCACCCGCGACAAAGAGGTCGATATCATGACGCTCGCAGCGGAATCTTCCTCTGCTGACGATGCTTTGCGCGACACTATTGCATCGACCCTCCGTGCCGTGACAAAGCTGCAGGGCAATGTCACTCTGGTCGCGCCCGGCTCCCTGCCGAACGACGGCAGGGTGATCTCGGACGAACGCAAGAACGATTAA